Proteins encoded by one window of Desulfovibrio ferrophilus:
- a CDS encoding substrate-binding domain-containing protein, which produces MFKLTAPLIIALFIALIFPLPNTATGKTLRFAIIPKTGNSEFYTPVKHGCMNAAEALEDVQCIYRGPERADPRLQNNIISDLIDEGIDGLAVAVINSEFIEERSIAKARKAGIPIVTFDSDFSRATLSNNHDIRKAYIGTDNYQFGQRLGELAKQHRPGGGTYCIISGHKSAPGLADRMRGTINALNRNNSGKWTQYERCPLFCRDDPEVALNQLLYILDDGCMNTGHVDTIIILGAWPQQRPEEYLTSLSKRRADLDSKKIIIIVGDTLQNQLQLLEQGLAHGNIGQKPYAMGKKAIEILYKIYHGEPVPNVIYTPTESCVRRSSSDVICTE; this is translated from the coding sequence ATGTTCAAACTCACAGCACCCCTGATAATCGCGCTCTTTATCGCTCTGATCTTCCCCTTGCCCAACACAGCAACAGGAAAAACACTGCGTTTTGCCATTATCCCCAAGACAGGAAACAGCGAATTCTACACCCCAGTAAAACACGGCTGCATGAATGCCGCAGAGGCCTTGGAAGATGTGCAATGCATCTACAGAGGCCCGGAAAGAGCAGACCCTCGCCTGCAAAACAACATCATTTCAGATCTCATTGACGAGGGGATCGATGGCTTGGCTGTAGCTGTAATCAACTCCGAATTCATCGAGGAGCGAAGCATTGCCAAAGCCCGAAAGGCTGGCATTCCCATCGTGACCTTTGATTCGGACTTTTCCAGAGCAACCCTTTCCAACAACCACGATATCCGTAAAGCATATATCGGCACCGACAATTATCAATTCGGTCAAAGGTTGGGAGAACTCGCCAAACAACATCGCCCGGGCGGCGGCACGTATTGCATCATCAGTGGGCACAAATCCGCTCCGGGACTGGCCGACCGTATGCGAGGAACCATCAATGCCCTGAATCGAAACAATTCAGGAAAATGGACACAATACGAACGCTGCCCCCTGTTTTGCCGAGACGATCCAGAGGTAGCACTGAATCAACTGCTGTATATCCTTGATGATGGCTGCATGAATACTGGTCACGTTGACACCATCATCATTCTTGGAGCCTGGCCTCAACAAAGGCCAGAAGAATACCTCACAAGTCTGAGCAAACGCCGTGCAGATCTGGATTCCAAGAAAATAATCATCATCGTCGGTGACACCTTACAAAACCAGCTTCAACTTTTGGAGCAAGGACTTGCCCACGGAAACATTGGCCAGAAACCCTACGCAATGGGTAAGAAAGCCATTGAAATCCTATATAAAATCTACCA
- a CDS encoding cyclase family protein produces MPQIIDLSHPMQNGMPIYPGTEAPNFEQATTIQANGYAEKRLTLFSHTGTHLDAPAHMLPQGASLSDLPPDRFMGPGCILDLRGMKEALPSDLEAYTPALEQSAFAILRTGWEQFWGTPEYFHPFPVLTEAAAIWLTGFNLFGIGTDAISVDEVDTNDYPIHHVFFTNGLIIVENLCNLEQLPRNGFDFQALPLPIVDGDGSPVRAIATVI; encoded by the coding sequence ATGCCCCAGATCATTGACCTCTCACATCCCATGCAGAACGGCATGCCAATTTATCCCGGCACCGAAGCTCCAAACTTCGAACAGGCAACCACCATCCAGGCCAATGGATATGCTGAGAAACGCCTGACTCTGTTCTCGCATACCGGAACCCATCTGGACGCTCCGGCACATATGCTGCCCCAAGGTGCCTCCCTGAGTGATCTCCCTCCAGATCGCTTCATGGGACCGGGTTGTATTCTTGATCTGCGTGGCATGAAAGAAGCGCTCCCTTCAGACCTGGAAGCTTACACCCCGGCCCTTGAGCAATCGGCCTTCGCCATCCTGCGTACAGGTTGGGAGCAATTTTGGGGTACTCCCGAATACTTTCACCCCTTCCCCGTACTGACCGAGGCCGCTGCAATCTGGCTGACTGGTTTCAACCTGTTTGGCATCGGAACCGATGCCATCTCAGTAGATGAGGTGGATACCAATGATTATCCAATTCATCATGTATTTTTCACCAATGGGCTGATTATCGTGGAAAATCTCTGCAACCTCGAACAACTGCCAAGAAACGGCTTTGACTTTCAAGCCCTTCCCCTGCCCATCGTTGATGGTGACGGTTCCCCCGTGCGTGCCATCGCCACTGTTATCTAA